The proteins below come from a single Thalassotalea ponticola genomic window:
- the bla gene encoding subclass B1 metallo-beta-lactamase, giving the protein MRHIIFIALFIPLLVYSSSERTEELKIIKLRDNTYQHISFKTVEPWGLIGASGLVVINGNDAHIIDTPWTTSGTRQLLQWITSKGMVVRSAVVTHFHDDASGGIALLNDLNIPTYATSLTNELLQLNGNEMSTDVILGNPYELINGGASIFYPGPGHTEDNIVVWLSNEKILFGGCFVKSLNNKSIGFTGDANINAWPESLQNVINRYPDVQIVVPGHGKIGDITLLTHTQSLAVLAKTGNSINNNSNTH; this is encoded by the coding sequence GTGAGACACATTATTTTTATAGCCCTTTTTATTCCACTTTTGGTTTACTCTAGTAGCGAACGTACTGAAGAACTTAAAATAATTAAATTAAGAGATAACACCTATCAACATATTTCATTTAAGACTGTTGAACCTTGGGGGTTAATTGGGGCTTCAGGTCTAGTTGTTATTAATGGCAATGATGCGCATATAATTGATACTCCATGGACGACCTCTGGGACTCGGCAATTGTTACAATGGATTACATCGAAGGGTATGGTTGTAAGAAGTGCAGTAGTTACGCATTTTCATGATGACGCAAGCGGAGGGATAGCACTTCTAAATGATTTGAACATACCAACTTACGCGACATCATTAACTAATGAGTTGCTTCAATTGAACGGCAACGAAATGTCCACTGATGTAATATTAGGTAACCCTTATGAACTTATAAATGGGGGCGCTAGTATTTTTTATCCTGGGCCAGGCCATACTGAGGACAATATTGTTGTCTGGTTATCCAATGAAAAAATACTATTTGGAGGTTGTTTTGTGAAAAGTCTAAATAATAAAAGCATAGGCTTCACGGGAGATGCAAATATTAATGCATGGCCTGAGTCGCTGCAAAATGTAATTAATCGTTATCCTGATGTTCAAATAGTTGTTCCAGGTCACGGGAAAATTGGAGATATTACTTTGTTAACACATACACAATCATTAGCCGTGTTGGCAAAGACTGGCAACAGTATAAATAATAATAGCAATACACATTAG
- a CDS encoding IS30 family transposase, producing MKQRKRIYYNAQQRALIWDRYKQDDSVHDIARLFDRFHSSILGIIHKTGGYRPPERTRSSSILSLAEREEISRGLASNLSFRAIARKLGRAPSTISREVRRHGGLKQYRANKADAAAWENAKRPKPCKLSGNKALCSIIARKMKAAWSPQQISGWLKRKYPDNEEFHVSHETIYKTLYIQTRGALKKELQKHLRTQRAVRRSKSATLKGKGLGKIKDAIPISERPASVEDRAVPGHWEGDLIQGSHNSYIVTLVERHSRYVMLAKIPNNKTSTVIKALIKQAQKLPMELYKSLTWDLGSELSNHKEFTLATDIKVYFCDPKSPWQRGSNENTNRLLRQYFPKGTDLGVHSQLRLNQVARQLNERPRKTLEYETPAERFNQCVASIG from the coding sequence ATGAAACAGAGAAAACGCATCTACTACAATGCTCAGCAAAGAGCATTAATTTGGGATCGCTACAAGCAAGATGATTCGGTTCACGATATCGCTAGGCTTTTTGACCGATTCCATTCATCAATACTGGGCATTATCCATAAAACCGGTGGGTATCGGCCCCCAGAACGAACTCGTTCATCAAGCATATTATCATTAGCTGAACGTGAAGAAATATCCCGTGGTTTAGCTTCTAATTTATCGTTTAGAGCCATAGCTAGAAAGCTAGGTCGAGCACCTTCAACTATTTCTCGTGAAGTTAGACGGCATGGTGGGCTTAAACAATATCGAGCAAATAAAGCAGATGCAGCAGCTTGGGAAAACGCAAAGCGTCCTAAACCTTGCAAGCTATCAGGTAACAAAGCATTATGTTCAATAATTGCTAGAAAGATGAAAGCGGCATGGTCACCGCAGCAAATATCTGGCTGGCTTAAAAGAAAGTACCCCGATAATGAGGAGTTTCATGTGTCGCATGAGACGATTTATAAAACGCTATATATTCAAACCCGAGGGGCTTTGAAGAAAGAGTTACAAAAGCATTTACGTACCCAACGCGCTGTCAGGAGATCTAAATCCGCCACGCTTAAAGGTAAAGGGCTAGGCAAAATTAAAGATGCTATACCGATTAGTGAAAGACCTGCGTCAGTAGAAGACAGAGCCGTTCCAGGCCATTGGGAAGGTGACCTAATTCAAGGCTCCCATAACAGCTATATAGTGACTCTAGTCGAACGTCACTCTCGTTATGTCATGCTAGCTAAAATACCCAATAACAAAACCAGTACGGTAATAAAAGCCTTAATAAAGCAAGCTCAAAAGCTTCCAATGGAGCTGTATAAATCACTAACCTGGGACCTGGGTTCAGAGCTTTCAAATCATAAGGAATTCACGTTAGCGACCGACATTAAAGTGTATTTCTGTGATCCTAAATCACCCTGGCAAAGAGGCTCGAATGAAAATACAAACAGATTATTGCGACAATATTTCCCGAAAGGTACTGACTTGGGAGTACACTCTCAACTAAGATTAAATCAAGTTGCTAGACAACTAAACGAAAGACCACGAAAAACGCTTGAGTATGAAACACCTGCAGAACGATTTAACCAGTGTGTTGCGTCAATCGGTTGA
- a CDS encoding site-specific integrase: MVEKIIKKSHFELSNYVTKTYIAGSRKFMFKEDRIDKLPLIEGGVIDLQDAHVADRGYSLILRLTKTQKTFYFRSPNSGMQKLGTWKKRTNSRYYPKGTISLPKVREMVSELIDLDRAKSLDSSGIARMTIREYLESGQYEKDREKVKLKSNKVKKVHHRTIKAIAHGARSILDQKIKDLNAEWLDTLRNDWRTNYHHKGNGTTTVKSLDTQRRYYTMINAMFNVWEKAGYIRKNVIGDLITSFVDDSKKSEKRLINVIDEISVKDAVDYVIEHFEQSTPKLMHGKIVLTTMMLTGCRNCEVYRNFESSWNFTKKTFTVPGQIILKTNDTREIPIEHEGYWKMMNDYLSMGGQFFYKTKEGFMLPNANSADGHATPNCTNDHWPKFKSIFGIPQKKRLYDFRHTFANNLRKLGHDVATVAYYLGDDPSTVAKYYFRKDSELARDAIRNIHNRGIKEPQKRRLTLLN, translated from the coding sequence CTTAGTAATTATGTGACTAAAACTTATATCGCAGGGTCTCGTAAGTTTATGTTTAAGGAAGATCGAATTGATAAACTTCCACTAATAGAAGGTGGCGTCATTGATCTGCAAGATGCTCATGTTGCAGACCGTGGATACAGCTTAATTCTGAGACTGACAAAAACACAAAAGACATTCTATTTTAGAAGCCCAAATTCAGGTATGCAAAAACTTGGCACTTGGAAAAAGAGAACGAATAGTCGTTATTATCCCAAAGGTACCATCAGCCTTCCCAAAGTGAGAGAAATGGTTTCGGAGCTAATCGATCTCGATCGTGCTAAGTCCCTTGATAGCTCTGGTATTGCAAGAATGACAATACGTGAATATTTAGAAAGCGGTCAGTATGAAAAAGATCGAGAAAAAGTAAAATTAAAAAGTAATAAGGTCAAAAAAGTACATCATCGGACGATTAAAGCAATTGCTCATGGTGCTAGAAGTATCCTAGATCAAAAGATAAAAGATCTTAATGCTGAGTGGCTTGATACATTACGTAACGATTGGAGAACAAATTACCATCACAAGGGCAATGGAACAACCACTGTTAAATCTCTAGATACACAGAGGCGTTACTATACGATGATCAATGCAATGTTTAATGTTTGGGAAAAAGCTGGCTATATCCGTAAAAATGTAATTGGTGATTTAATTACAAGCTTTGTTGACGATTCAAAAAAAAGTGAGAAGCGGTTAATAAACGTAATTGATGAGATTTCAGTTAAAGATGCGGTCGATTATGTAATTGAGCATTTCGAGCAATCTACACCCAAATTAATGCATGGAAAGATCGTTTTAACAACCATGATGCTAACTGGGTGTCGAAATTGTGAAGTTTATCGTAACTTCGAAAGTAGTTGGAACTTTACAAAGAAAACTTTCACTGTTCCGGGTCAAATCATATTGAAAACTAATGATACGAGAGAGATCCCAATCGAGCATGAAGGTTACTGGAAAATGATGAATGATTATTTATCAATGGGAGGGCAATTTTTTTATAAAACTAAAGAAGGTTTTATGTTGCCAAACGCTAATAGTGCAGATGGACATGCAACTCCTAATTGTACAAATGACCATTGGCCGAAATTCAAAAGTATTTTTGGCATACCACAAAAAAAGCGTTTATATGACTTTAGACATACATTTGCAAATAACTTGAGAAAACTTGGGCATGATGTAGCTACCGTTGCATATTATTTAGGAGACGATCCTAGTACAGTGGCAAAGTATTACTTCCGTAAAGATAGTGAATTAGCTCGTGATGCAATCAGGAATATTCATAACCGCGGTATTAAGGAGCCCCAAAAGAGAAGGTTAACTCTTTTGAATTAA